Below is a window of Pseudomonas eucalypticola DNA.
CCCCGCGATCGGGTATGTGCTTGGTGTGTCGCTGGACACAGAGCCGATACAAACGAACCAGGAAAAAGCTCCATGACCCAGAAGCAGCGCCTTATCTATTCCGTGATCATTTCCCTTGTCGTACTGGCCATCATGCTGGGCCTTTCATGGATGCAGAAAGGCGGCATGATCGGCGAGAAGCCGTTCCAGTACATCGCCATTGGCGTGGCGGTGGTCGTCGTCGTGCTGAACGGCATCATGCGCCGCAAGGTCAAGCCCTGAGCAACCCCATCGAGCACGCCTAGCCATGCCCGCTCAGGAATAGCGGTAAGGGCTCAGCATCGCCAGCGCCTGCTGGCTCAGGGCATAGGTCTTGTCGGCCTGTAGCTCGATGACCCCTTCGCTGCACAGGCGCTTGAGCACCTCGCGCACACTGAGGAACGACAAGGGAATGTCCAGCTCCTGCAAGTGGCTGTGCACCGTGCGCACGCCGACCGTGCGGCCCTGTTGTTCGGCACTGAGCAAGGTGTCGATGACCTTGAGCCGGATCAGGCTGGTGCGCAGGCCGAAGCTCTTGAGCAGCTCTTTTATCTGGGTGTTGCCGCCGCGGCCAGTAGGCGCCGACGCCGCTGAATGCGCCGCGTGTGCGGGCGATGACGGCATGGATGAGTTGTGCATGTGATCACTCCTGTTGCAGAGCAGGTCCTGGATGTTTCGTCGCTCATGCGTATAAGACGAATGGACCGCCGTAATCATGACCCCCTCTGTGTGGAAAATTTGTCATTTCAGAGGGGCGGCCGGATCAACGGTTGCGATCCGGCCGGCCAGTGCGCTGTCGTTTTCAGCCCGCAGGGGCCTCGAAGCGCTCACGGCCCAGTAGTGACACCAACAGGGCGACCGAGTCGGCATTGGCCAGGATAATAGCGGTGCGGACAGTTTCATCCAGCAAGAACAGGTCCCGCGCCGCATCCAGGGTTTTCGCGCCGCTGAGTTGCAGCACCCGCTTGAGCGCATTGCCCTCCTCGGGGCCCAGGTCTCGCTCTGCCAGCGTGACCCGGTCCATCACCCGGAACAGATCCTGGCGTGGTGTGCGGTGGGACAAGTAAGTGCGCGGCAGTATCAAGGCATTGATCACGGCCTGGTCGGCCGGGCTGCTGTTGCGGTACACGTCATCGAAGGGCCTGAAGGCCCCCAGGTAGGCGATGTCGTTGGTCTTGTTGGCGATGTGCGACAGTTCGTGGATCAGGTTGACGGCCTGATAGTGGGCGTAGAGGTTGAAGCCCTTGGCCGGGTCTACCTGCTTGAGCAGGTCGGCATCGACGCGAAAGAACACTTCGCTCAGGTAGATATCGTGGTGCGAGTCCGAGGGAAAGGTCAGGGCGACGGTTTGCGAGTACCCAGGGCCGTTGCGCCCGATCACGAAGCGGTCGGAGGTCGCCGGTGCCAACGAGGGGTCGAGCAGCTCGGTGATTATCTGCTCGAACTGCACCCGCAGCTTGTGCAACAGTTGAGTCGAGCTCGCCTTGATACCGAAGAAGCCCTTGAGCAAAGCCTCGGTCTGTACCGGCAGTGGTAGCCATTGCTGCTTGGCGTTCAGGTTTTCCAGAGCATTGGTCAGGTAGCTGCGGGCTTGCTGGTGCGCGGCTTCGATCATGTTGGCGTAAAGGGTGTCCATGGCGCGGATTTGCGTCATGCCCCGGGCCTGCACCTCGAGTACGCCCCTGAGGTCGCTCTCGATCAACTCCTCCTCGAACTCCCGGGCCGTGTTGCCGCCGCCGCGCAAGCTGTCACCGCCGATGGCGTGCCACTGGCGTTCATTGCTCCAGCGAATACGCGGGCCTTTGCGCTGACCGTCGATGATTCGCCAGGCGTCTTTGAATGGCTCGACCT
It encodes the following:
- a CDS encoding fe2+ zn2+ uptake regulation protein, with amino-acid sequence MHNSSMPSSPAHAAHSAASAPTGRGGNTQIKELLKSFGLRTSLIRLKVIDTLLSAEQQGRTVGVRTVHSHLQELDIPLSFLSVREVLKRLCSEGVIELQADKTYALSQQALAMLSPYRYS